Part of the Oncorhynchus keta strain PuntledgeMale-10-30-2019 chromosome 31, Oket_V2, whole genome shotgun sequence genome, aaataataataattaaatcgtcagattaatcggcatcggctttttttggggtcatccaataatcggtatcggctttgaaaaatcataatcggtcaaacTCTAGTatagatcatatgtattcacgcGCCATTGATTAATGTTCGTTTTCTGACGGTCACATTTTCTAACTGGATAGGAAATTAAGTGATTCCTTTAAACCAATGCTAAAACCTTTGTCATTATCTGCcctggtttaaaaatatataaattaggTACCCACACGAGCTGGGTAGAACGTTCAGGGTGATAAGGTCTATTCCTGGAATTAACAAAACCTTATTCTCTCCTATATGCCCTCTCTCCCTGACATCTGAGTGTTGTTATCTACAGGAAACAGTTCCCTTGCTACACCCAGCAGATCCTCACCGAACACTGCAATGAAGTGTGGTTCTGCAAGTTCTCCAATGACGGCACCAAACTGGCCACGGGATCCAAAGACACCACAGTCATCGTGTGGCATGTCAACACAGTAGGAACCTTTCTCATTACAGATGAACCATTATCATGCTGATAAGTGTATCAGGTTTTAATAAACAGCATATAAGAGAGGGGGGTTTCAAAGGGGTGGCGGGGGCAGGAAGATGTGAACTTTGGGGGAAATGATTAGCTGAGGTAATAACTGTGCTGCTGATTGACAGGAGAGTCACCAGTTGAAGCTGATGAAGACTCTAGAGGGCCACGCCTACGGTGTCTCATACCTGGCCTGGAGCCCTGATGACACTTACTTGATTGCCTGTGGCCCCGATGACTGCTCAGAGCTGTGGCTGTGGAACGTACAGGTAATGTTGGATTTACTTTTTATCCAGAAAGCTTGCTGTTGGAAAGATCAAAAGCCCTCTACAAAGTTCTATTCGTCAATGATTGTGTTGCATGTAAATTAGAGATGACTTCCACATCCTACTCTCACCAGGAtgaaaattgtattttttattgtcATGTTATTACTAGACATTAAAAAAGtttaaaggtttttaaaaaaagtCCTCCCTGCCCATGTCTCTTGTCATTGGCCAGACGGGTGAGTTGCGGACAAAAATGAGCCAATCACACGAGGACAGTCTGACCAGTGTGGCTTGGAATCCAGACGGCAAACGCTTTGTCACCGGAGGCCAGAGGGGCCAATTCTACCAGTGTGTGAGTGTCTTCCATCAGGGTGTAACGTGTCTGTCTCCGCATAAGGGCAGATTGAGCTATTGTGTGTGTTGGGACTAATCAGTCCATTTAGGTTGATATAACCTTATCCCCAGGATCTGGATGGTAACCTGCTGGACTCGTGGGAAGGAGTAAGGGTTCAATGCCTGTGGTGCCTGGGTGACGCTCGGACCGTCCTAGCATCAGACACACACCAGCGTATCCGTGGTTACAACTTTGAGGACCTTACGGACAGAAACATGTGAGTTAGTCCCATCCATTGTCATATCTAATCATTGTTTCTATATGCACAAGGCCCATCCTGTGCTTATGCAAGTTCTGTGCTTGTGCTGCATTTCCACAGAGTCCAGGAGGACCATCCAATCATGTCTTTCACAGTTTCAAAGAACGGGAGGTTAGCTCTGCTGAATGTGGCTACTCAGGTGAGTGGTTTGGCTTTTCTTTGGGGGGGTTGGTCAGGTTTATGTCGAGCTGTCTGAGAGTGCACCGGTCAATATTCTGCCTGTCTGTAGGGTGTGCACCTGTGGGACCTACATGACCGGGTGCTGGTGAGGAAgtatcagggtgtgacacagggCTTCTACACCATCCACTCCTGCTTTGGAGGACACAACGAAGACTTCATCGCCAGTGGGAGTGAGGGTAAGGCCACGTCCTCTTCTAGTCGATGTGTCCAAATTATGCTTTGACATTACTTTCGGTATTCTTTGTAAACCTGTCAGTATAACCACACTAACTCACTCACACATCAGGGCTGTCTATTAGCTCATGCAACAGAAAACGTTTTTTCAAACAGTTTGCAAAGGAAAAAGGCCAGGTAGTCCCTCCATGTTtgtctgttttcttccatttgttgcctaatgaacatgacccaggaaAAGGTAGAGGCGAATGTTTAACACTCACATGGTCTGGTTCATACTGTGTGTCCTCCATCTACAGATCACAAAGTGTACATCTGGCACAGGCGCAGTGAGCTGCCCATCGCAGAGTTGACAGGTCATTCACGTACAGTGAACTGTGTGAGCTGGAATCCTGTAGTGCCCGGTCTCCTGGCCAGCGCCTCAGACGACGGCACTGTCCGAATCTGGGGGCCCGCCCCTTTCCTTGATGTCCAGGACGCTGAGGGGCTAAATGGTACGGATTTATTTGACTGGTCATCATACTTTAACTAGTGGCCTAGAGCCCTCTTTATATCTGCCATATGTTTTTGGGTTCAGTGTATATTATTACCATAGTCTCTACACTGTAATTATGAGACAAAGTGATGTAAAATACCATTTGAAAGGTTTTTAAGTCTATTGTGTAGGGGTGGACCAAGAAGTTAAGGTAATATACATGCAAGTGCCTCTTCTATAATTAACTCTACATAGGGCATTGTTGGGAGATTTGGAAAGCCATAATCAATCAACAATATAATTGTACTTTGGGTAAAAATGTGTATCTTTAACATACAATCTGTAGATCCTATAGGATTAGACCGGTTCAGAATTTATGTGAAAcggcacagttgaaaaatatatggcacatggaaatCATACGAGGGCAGTTTACGGCGATAGGTGGGATGGTccgagagtagctgaggggtggttTTAAAAGCTCATGTTCTATAATAGTTATGACTGACAACGTAATGTATAAATAAGTACTATTCTATATAGATGTAATGTATATAACAATATCAAATTATTTTATTATTGCTATGTAGCTACTGTAAAGAAAATCAAAAGTGGCATCTATGTAAAACGTGTGTAGACTACATGTAAACAAGAAAATAAAAGACTGTAAGAACAATGTTTATTTTTGTCATCTGAAGAAGGGGCTGGGCAAAAATAAATGTtcaaaaaataaacaataaatgaAAATgctgttctgtttctctctctccctgaaagAATGTTGTAGCATGGACAGCTGATGGTGACCTTGGAGCAGAAGACACTACTTCTCGAATCCAGGAGAAAAACACTAAACTCTAACGAATGAAGCAGAGGAACTATTGCGTTTTGACAGCTGCTTTCTGAAGGTTTGGCTCTGGGGCTGTGCTCCAGTGGCAGGTGATAACGTCACACACACGGAGATGTCAGACAAATCACTTAAATTAACTGATTACCAAGCAGGCACCTTGACTGACCTCCCGCCTCTTCTTACCTGTGTGGCTCACAGTGTCTGATGTCTGTTGCACCTCCTGTGTTCAGCCAGGCCCCATCCTCTTTCGTCTTGGAGCTAACCCCAGGTCTGCCACCTTTCACCTGCCTCGTCAAgagtttattatttattattgatAGTATTATTTATTGTCATGATTAGTACGTTGATATATGGAGAGAGGGCTGTAGTGGTGGAGAGTGGTATGGGtatatacagtgctgtgaaaaagtatttgcccctttATAATtctctacttttgcatatttttgatacaaatattatcagatcttcaaccaaaaccgaatattagataaagggaacctaagtgaacaaataacacaacaatgacacacttatttcataaacaaagttatgcaacacccaatgcccctgtgtgaaaaagtaattgcacCCTTACACTCagtaactggttgtgccacctttagctacaatgactcgaaccaaacgcttcctgtagttgttgatcagtctctcatg contains:
- the LOC118364179 gene encoding WD repeat-containing protein 26-like isoform X2, yielding MQANGAGQGQDSELSCLNNSAQNGESSSAGEAHTNVNGLSTTNNGNSVSNNDGIPAPAASNNTVSSDANSVKKKKRLSQSEEDVIRLIGQHLHDLGLNQTVDLLMQESGCRLEHPSATKFRNHVVEGEWDKAESDLNELKALMHSPSAIVRMKFLLLQQKYLECLEDAKVLEALQVLRAELTPLKYNTERIHILSGYLMCSHAEDLRAKAEWEGKGTASRTKLLDKLQTYLPPSVMLPPRRLQTLLRQAVELQRERCLYHNTKLDSGLDSVSLLLDHACSRKQFPCYTQQILTEHCNEVWFCKFSNDGTKLATGSKDTTVIVWHVNTESHQLKLMKTLEGHAYGVSYLAWSPDDTYLIACGPDDCSELWLWNVQTGELRTKMSQSHEDSLTSVAWNPDGKRFVTGGQRGQFYQCDLDGNLLDSWEGVRVQCLWCLGDARTVLASDTHQRIRGYNFEDLTDRNIVQEDHPIMSFTVSKNGRLALLNVATQGVHLWDLHDRVLVRKYQGVTQGFYTIHSCFGGHNEDFIASGSEDHKVYIWHRRSELPIAELTGHSRTVNCVSWNPVVPGLLASASDDGTVRIWGPAPFLDVQDAEGLNECCSMDS
- the LOC118364179 gene encoding WD repeat-containing protein 26-like isoform X1 — protein: MQANGAGQGQDSELSCLNNSAQNGESSSAGEAHTNVNGLSTTNNGNSVSNNDGIPAPAASNNTVSSDANSVKKKKRLSQSEEDVIRLIGQHLHDLGLNQTVDLLMQESGCRLEHPSATKFRNHVVEGEWDKAESDLNELKALMHSPSAIVRMKFLLLQQKYLECLEDAKVLEALQVLRAELTPLKYNTERIHILSGYLMCSHAEDLRAKAEWEGKGTASRTKLLDKLQTYLPPSVMLPPRRLQTLLRQAVELQRERCLYHNTKLDSGLDSVSLLLDHACSRKQFPCYTQQILTEHCNEVWFCKFSNDGTKLATGSKDTTVIVWHVNTESHQLKLMKTLEGHAYGVSYLAWSPDDTYLIACGPDDCSELWLWNVQTGELRTKMSQSHEDSLTSVAWNPDGKRFVTGGQRGQFYQCDLDGNLLDSWEGVRVQCLWCLGDARTVLASDTHQRIRGYNFEDLTDRNIVQEDHPIMSFTVSKNGRLALLNVATQGVHLWDLHDRVLVRKYQGVTQGFYTIHSCFGGHNEDFIASGSEDHKVYIWHRRSELPIAELTGHSRTVNCVSWNPVVPGLLASASDDGTVRIWGPAPFLDVQDAEGLNAWTADGDLGAEDTTSRIQEKNTKL